From a single Cystobacter ferrugineus genomic region:
- a CDS encoding DUF4007 family protein, whose translation MRVSPSYRFSGHETFPCRYAWLPKAIGVIATEPAVLADDKKAMVALGLGKNMVRATRFWVQASGMATLGANGQFAITPLGEQILGEFGLDPFLEDVRTLWLLHWQLSSHVAEPLFAWDFLLNRWPHPELSKSAALRAFRHESDRMDRERELSDSTFAIFGQPRAIGHAALG comes from the coding sequence ATGCGCGTCAGCCCTAGTTATCGATTTTCGGGTCACGAGACCTTCCCCTGCCGGTATGCATGGCTACCGAAGGCGATTGGAGTCATCGCCACCGAGCCTGCGGTTCTCGCAGACGACAAGAAGGCCATGGTTGCATTGGGGCTCGGCAAGAACATGGTCAGGGCAACTCGGTTCTGGGTGCAGGCTTCCGGGATGGCGACACTCGGGGCCAATGGACAGTTTGCAATCACTCCCCTTGGCGAGCAGATTCTCGGAGAGTTTGGGCTCGATCCCTTCTTGGAGGATGTTCGGACGCTGTGGCTGCTCCACTGGCAACTATCTTCCCATGTTGCTGAGCCGCTCTTTGCGTGGGACTTTTTGCTGAATCGGTGGCCGCATCCGGAGTTGTCGAAATCCGCCGCGTTGCGCGCTTTTCGCCACGAGTCCGACCGAATGGACCGGGAGCGAGAGCTCTCAGACTCGACTTTCGCCATTTTTGGGCAGCC